Proteins encoded in a region of the Quercus lobata isolate SW786 chromosome 8, ValleyOak3.0 Primary Assembly, whole genome shotgun sequence genome:
- the LOC115956752 gene encoding protein FAR1-RELATED SEQUENCE 5-like: MDHDTENEGKTDFIDLEKHWSTILEKGIDQLTDAQITGLKFSSLDDGGEFYNTYAKLVGFSIRKDEIKRNKDNIVTSRRWVCAKEGLRIRKNESNVNCMRERPITRSGCKAAFRIRFERKLGEWVVGEFKREHNHDLVPQFETQFLRSHRTIKDSDKAQIIALHNVGVKSNQIMDHMIQQAGGYENIGFTSKDLYNYVAEIRNNNTRDGDAECALGYLQAKVDMDSSFFFKYTVDEESRLANLFWTDSQSRLDYACFGDVVAFDTRYKTNVYKKPLVILVGVNHHRQTIVFGFGLLVDETVETYTWVLQNMLVAMNNKTPISVVTDGDKAMSRAIKTVFPKSRHCLCVWHLERNAFANLHDKVYESFIRCMV, encoded by the coding sequence ATGGATCATGATACAGAGAACGAAGGGAAGActgattttattgatttggaAAAACATTGGAGTACTATTCTCGAAAAAGGAATAGATCAGTTGACTGATGCCCAAATAACTGGTTTGAAATTCAGTTCCCTAGATGATGGTGGAGAGTTTTATAACACATATGCAAAGTTGGTTGGGTTTAGTATTCGTAAAGATGAGATAAAGCGTAATAAAGATAACATTGTGACTTCTAGAAGATGGGTTTGTGCAAAGGAAGGGTTGCGAATTAGGAAAAATGAGTCCAATGTAAATTGCATGCGTGAGAGACCAATAACAAGAAGTGGTTGCAAGGCCGCTTTTCGTATTAGGTTTGAACGAAAGTTAGGTGAATGGGTGGTAGGAGAGTTTAAAAGGGAGCATAATCATGACTTAGTTCCGCAATTTGAGACTCAATTTCTCCGTTCACATAGGACTATTAAGGATTCTGATAAGGCTCAGATTATAGCATTGCATAATGTTGGggtcaaatcaaatcaaatcatggATCATATGATCCAACAAGCTGGAGGATACGAGAATATAGGGTTCACTTCAAAAGATCTCTACAATTATGTAGCGGAAATTCGCAACAACAATACGCGAGATGGTGATGCTGAATGTGCTTTGGGATATTTACAAGCAAAAGTAGACATGgactcctcatttttttttaaatacactgTTGATGAAGAAAGCCGTTTGGCTAATCTGTTTTGGACAGATTCTCAAAGTCGTTTAGATTATGCATGTTTTGGAGATGTAGTCGCGTTTGATACAAGATATAAGACAAATGTATACAAAAAACCCCTTGTTATATTGGTAGGAGTCAACCACCATCGGCAAACTATAGTATTTGGTTTTGGATTATTGGTTGATGAGACCGTTGAAACATATACTTGGGTGTTGCAAAATATGCTTGTAGCAATGAACAATAAGACCCCTATTTCAGTTGTGACAGATGGGGACAAAGCAATGAGTAGAGCTATTAAAACGGTTTTTCCAAAGTCTCGACATTGTTTATGTGTGTGGCATCTTGAAAGGAATGCTTTTGCAAATCTACATGATAAAGTATATGAAAGTTTTATTAGGTGTATGGTATGA
- the LOC115955562 gene encoding uncharacterized protein LOC115955562 → MDQDDTIHVKKESKKKSTSPVQDKMHQDDTVPIKREFKTVSSSPIQDTIENDRNVHMVGLSKSIKEPGSKTILSRNVDVDMLQLTFPHNNRIIASCVTHFAKSKVTKSLKRSPIVTSQVVVPNLKKMKKIKDTSQESRLVDEESINEFAPFTELEKIICNYIFNKDLDGSEVLASMKYEYGDRAAFFSLLPNQWISSQIINLTICMMTLEENKYGQLYAWHLPTHFSQKMIEEDGNPTLEWFKRTYRDDDKYMSRLMCCEQIYIPMNDNNSHWYLCVIDFSSRKKCIHILDSLPSTTRQDIQIKNVQTVVKGLDKLLSYLEKDSYTNSITKFPLKSPPLDPIQDNGYDCGMYVIKHMHTKIIKQNLTLMESWSKRIRYKLASNLVLSMENEQRSKIIENARKTTLQDIFGSLE, encoded by the exons ATGGACCAAGATGATACAATTCATGTTAAAAAAGAATCTAAGAAAAAGTCTACATCTCCAGTTCAAGACAAAATGCACCAAGATGATACAGTACCCATTAAAAGAGAATTTAAGACAGTGTCATCATCTCCAATACAAGACACAATAGAGAATGACCGCAATGTTCACATGGTTGGGCTAAGCAAATCCATTAAAGAACCTGGTAGCAAAACAATCCTATCTCGTAATGTG GATGTGGATATGCTACAATTAACTTTCCCACATAACAATAGAATTATTGCATCATGTGTTACACATTTTGCTAAGAGTAAAGTCACTAAATCTCTAAAACGTAGCCCAATTGTCACCTCCCAAGTTGTAGTTCCGAatttgaaaaagatgaaaaaaatcaaagatacGTCCCAG GAATCTAGACTGGTTGATGAGGAGAGTATCAATGAGTTCGCACCATTTACTGAATTGGAGAAGATCATatgcaattatattttcaataaggATCTAGATGGGag TGAAGTTCTTGCTAGCATGAAATACGAGTATGGTGATCGTGCGGCTTTTTTTTCATTGCTCCCTAACCAATGGATTAGCAGTCAG ATTATTAACTTGACCATTTGCATGATGACTTTGGAAGAGAATAAGTATGGACAACTATATGCGTGGCATTTGCCAACACATTTCTCG caaaaaatgattgaagaagaTGGTAATCCCACACTGGAATGGTTTAAAAGGACGTATAGGGACGATGACAAGTATATGTCAAGATTGATGTGTTGTGAACAG ATTTATATCCCTATGAATGACAATAATAGTCACTGGTACTTATGTGTCATTGACTTTAgttcaagaaaaaaatgtatacaTATATTGGACTCTTTGCCAAGCACAACGAGGCAAGACATTCAAATAAAAAACGTGCAAACAGTG GTAAAAGGTCTCGATAAGTTATTGAGTTATCTGGAGAAAGACAGCTATACTAATAGTATTACCAAATTTCCATTGAAATCACCCCCGTTGGATCCTATACAAGATAATGG GTATGATTGCGGCATGTATGTTATTAAGCACATGcatacaaaaattatcaaacagAATCTGACCTTGatg GAGAGTTGGTCGAAACGTATTCGATACAAGTTGGCATCAAATCTAGTGCTTTCAATGGAAAATGAACAACGttcaaaaataatagaaaatgctAGAAAAACTACACTACAAGATATTTTTGGGTCATTGGAATGA
- the LOC115956753 gene encoding protein FAR1-RELATED SEQUENCE 5-like, translated as MNAFLNRFLDRKTRLYELFQQVDRALSRIRHNKMGADFSSNYTEPILITGLAEIEKHAATIFTREIFSMVQEELLNEQKFIVLYYIDKEGYRTYTLSQYASPDSRWEVVYCQADQSMKCSCLLFESYGYPCGHLFAIMKVEHLKQIPPTCIMNRWLKTAKSDLPYKLESQMSPDIIRMARFSALSASCSQMCYFGSRTTQGFEELKVQIARLTRRMEELYNSSKEAAEDGIRTVSNKANLNVRDPAIVKTKGDHGSTSNSHSHAKVRRCSSCKDVGHTRRTCPSTHIQQGEHVDGDNVPESMEHPAVGSPDLETNYYNFL; from the coding sequence ATGAATGCATTCTTGAATAGATTTTTGGATAGGAAGACTAGGCTTTATGAGTTGTTCCAGCAAGTTGATAGAGCACTTTCACGTATTAGACACAATAAGATGGGGGCagatttttcttcaaattataCTGAACCTATTCTGATTACTGGGTTAGCTGAAATAGAGAAACATGCTGCTACTATATTCACAAGGGAGATATTCAGCATGGTTCAAGAAGAATTATTGAATgaacaaaaattcattgtgcTTTACTACATAGATAAGGAAGGTTATCGTACGTACACGTTATCTCAGTATGCATCCCCTGACTCAAGATGGGAGGTTGTGTATTGTCAAGCTGATCAATCTATGAAGTGCTCTTGTTTGCTATTTGAGTCATATGGATATCCTTGTGGGCACCTATTTGCTATTATGAAGGTTGAACATTTGAAACAGATTCCACCGACATGTATAATGAACAGATGGCTGAAAACAGCAAAGTCCGACCTGCCTTACAAACTTGAATCCCAAATGTCTCCTGATATCATACGTATGGCACGGTTTAGTGCATTGTCTGCTAGTTGTAGTCAGATGTGTTACTTTGGTTCAAGAACAACACAAGGCTTCGAAGAATTGAAGGTTCAAATAGCAAGGTTGACACGCCGCATGGAAGAACTTTATAATTCAAGTAAAGAAGCTGCTGAAGATGGGATACGTACTGTGTCCAATAAAGCAAACTTAAATGTTCGTGATCCAGCCATTGTTAAGACTAAAGGCGACCATGGTAGCACGAGCAACAGCCACAGCCATGCGAAAGTTAGGCGATGCAGCAGTTGTAAAGATGTTGGACACACAAGGCGCACATGTCCATCTACACATATTCAACAAGGTGAACATGTTGATGGTGACAACGTCCCTGAATCCATGGAACATCCAGCTGTTGGCTCACCTGATTTGGAaacaaattattataattttctttaa